A region from the Alnus glutinosa chromosome 5, dhAlnGlut1.1, whole genome shotgun sequence genome encodes:
- the LOC133869261 gene encoding uncharacterized protein LOC133869261 produces MSKSKTIDAFFKKKDADSNSKTSSSTSNQQTLAPEQVASKMPRIEFQEVESVDISTLQHDPGLRPQMWEYPVNQQDEIRHAYLKDGPYRFIPPDSPGYPFSGKGKNRRRFQSSWYKMFPWLEYSPTKDAAYCLPCYLFCKKPTGRFGANAFTIDGFRNWKKVNDGMNCAFLVHMGNGPCSPHNNAVKYCDTLMNQSQHIDKVIDKQTSEEKMNNRLRLKTSIDSIRYLISQGCALRGHDESPDSLNRGNFLELIKLISIYNEDVAKVVLENAPQNAKYTSHHVQKEILHVLAKRVRDAIREEIGKSKFCIIVDEARDESKREQMAIVLRFVDKDGFIQERFFDIIHVKDTSALTLKNNISDVLSRYCLDIQSIRGQGYDGASNMRGEWKGLQALFLSDCPCAYYVHCFAHRLQLALVAASREVVYVHEFFSNLNFIINVVGASCKRHDELQAAQAAEIAHLIAIDELETGKGANQIGTLKRAGDSRWGSHYHSICSLIRVFGPTCSVLENIIKGGSTYSQRGDANAAYKMITSFKFIFILHLMMKIMGTTDCLCQHLQQKSQDILNAMKLVSSTKTLLQKLRDEDWDNLLEEVVSFSKKFEIDIPDLSARYVEGRGRHQRDHITVEHHYHFDIFNATIDFQLQELNSRFDEGAIELLTLSSSLNPNDAYKSFNIDDICSLVEKYYSLDFSEQEKIHLRYQLKHFELDVLNHPKLKNLSSTAELCQGLIETGKSEIYYLIDRLIRLILTLPVSTATTERAFSAMKIVKTRLRNKMEDEFLADNLVVYIEKEIFESFNSDLILDDFVSLRARRMQF; encoded by the coding sequence ATGAGCAAGTCAAAAACAATTGatgcattttttaagaaaaaagatgctGATTCAAATTCTAAAACGTCTTCCTCAACATCTAATCAACAAACTTTAGCTCCTGAGCAAGTTGCTTCTAAGATGCCAAGAATTGAATTTCAAGAAGTTGAGTCAGTTGACATTTCTACCCTACAACATGATCCAGGGTTACGTCCTCAAATGTGGGAATATCCTGTTAATCAACAGGATGAAATTAGACATGCTTATCTTAAAGACGGTCCATATAGATTCATTCCTCCTGATAGTCCTGGATATCCGTTttcaggaaaaggaaaaaatcgtCGGAGATTTCAATCATCTTGGTATAAAATGTTTCCTTGGTTAGAATACTCTCCTACAAAAGATGCTGCTTATTGTTTACCCTGTTATCTATTTTGTAAAAAGCCAACGGGACGGTTTGGAGCTAATGCATTTACTATTGACGGATTTCGTAATTGGAAGAAGGTTAATGATGGTATGAATTGTGCTTTTTTGGTCCATATGGGAAATGGGCCATGTTCACCTCATAATAATGCTGTTAAGTATTGTGACACTTTGATGAATCAATCTCAACATATTGATAAGGTGATAGATAAGCAAACttcagaagaaaaaatgaacaatcGATTGCGATTGAAGACTTCAATTGATTCTATTCGGTATTTAATATCTCAGGGATGTGCTCttagaggtcatgatgaaaGTCCCGATTCATTAAATCGTGGCAATTTTCTTGAGTTGATAAAACTTATCTCCATTTACAATGAGGATGTTGCTAAGGTTGTTTTAGAAAATGCTCCACAAAATGCTAAATATACTTCACATCATGTCCAAAAAGAGATTTTACATGTCTTGGCAAAGAGGGTACGAGATGCAATTCGTGAAGAAATTGGTAAATCAAAATTTTGCATTATTGTTGATGAGGCACGAGATGAGTCTAAGAGAGAACAAATGGCTattgttttgagatttgttgataAAGATGGATTTATACAAGAACGCTTCTTTGATATTATTCACGTTAAAGATACATCGGCGTTgaccttaaaaaataatatatctgATGTTCTTTCTCGATATTGTCTTGATATTCAAAGTATTCGTGGACAAGGGTATGATGGTGCTAGCAATATGCGTGGTGAATGGAAAGGATTGCAAGCATTATTTCTTAGTGATTGTCCTTGTGCATACTATGTTCATTGTTTTGCTCATCGATTGCAATTAGCATTAGTTGCTGCATCTCGAGAGGTAGTTTATGTTCATGAgttcttttcaaatttgaatttcattatcaatGTGGTTGGTGCTTCATGTAAACGTCATGATGAACTACAAGCAGCTCAAGCAGCAGAAATCGCACATTTGATAGCTATTGATGAACTAGAAACTGGAAAAGGAGCTAACCAAATTGGCACTTTGAAACGAGCTGGTGATTCTCGATGGGGTTCTCATTATCATTCTATTTGTAGCCTAATAAGGGTGTTTGGTCCTACTTGTTCAGTGCTTGAAAATATTATCAAAGGAGGATCTACTTACTCTCAACGTGGGGATGCTAATGCTGCTTATAAAATGATTACATCCTTCAAATTCATattcattttacatttgatgatGAAAATCATGGGTACTACCGATTGTCTTTGTCAACATTTacagcaaaaatctcaagacatcTTGAATGCTATGAAGCTAGTTTCTAGTACAAAAACACTCCTCCAAAAattgagagatgaagattgggATAATTTGCTTGAGGAAGTAGTATCTTTctccaagaaatttgaaattgacattcCAGATTTGAGTGCTCGTTATGTTGAAGGTCGAGGTCGTCATCAACGGGATCACATCACGGTCgagcatcattatcattttgacatattcaatgcTACTATAGACTTTCAATTGCAAGAGCTCAACAGTCGATTTGATGAAGGAGCAATAGAACTTTTGACACTTAGTTCATCTTTGAATCCAAATGATGCTTATAAATCCTTTAACATTGATGATATTTGTAGTCTTGTGGAGAAGTACTACTCTCTTGATTTTTCTGAGCAAGAGAAAATTCATTTGAGATATCAGTTGAAGCattttgaacttgatgtgcTTAatcatccaaaattaaaaaacttgtcTTCCACTGCGGAATTATGTCAAGGATTGATAGAGACAGGAAAATCAGAGATATACtatcttattgatagattgattcGTCTTATTTTGACTCTTCCAGTGTCTACGGCGACTACTGAACGGGCGTTTTCAGCTATGAAGATTGTTAAAACAAGACTTCGTAACAAAATGGAGGATGAGTTTCTTGCAGATAATTTAGTTGTCTACATTGAAAAGGAAATTTTTGAAAGTTTCAATTCAGATttgatacttgatgattttgtttctctaaggGCGCGTAGGATGCAATTTTAG